CCCTGGTGGTCAACACGATCCGCGGCATCGTGAAGGTCGCGGCCGTCAAGGCCCCGGGCTTTGGCGATCGGCGCAAGGCGATGCTGCAGGACATCGCGATCCTCACCGGTGGTACGGTGATCTCCGACGAGGTCGGGCTGAGCCTGGAGAAGGCTAGCATTAACGATCTTGGGCAGGCCAAGAAGGTGCAGGTCACCAAGGAGAACACCACCCTCATCGATGGTGCCGGCAAGAAGTCGGAGATCGAGGGCCGGGTCAAGCAGGTGCGCGCGCAGCTCGAGGATGCTTCCTCGGACTATGACAAGGAGAAGTTGCAGGAGCGGATCGCCAAGCTCGCCGGTGGCGTTGCGGTGATCAAGGTTGGTGCTGCCACCGAAATGGAAATGAAAGAGAAGAAGGCGCGTGTCGAGGACGCCCTGCATGCGACCCGTGCGGCGGTGGAAGAGGGCGTGGTCCCGGGCGGCGGTGTCGCGCTGGTTCGTGCGCTGCAGGCGCTCAAGGGCCTGAAGGGTGTCAACCCGGATCAGGACATGGGCATCAGCATCGCGCGCCGCGCCATGGAGGAACCCCTGCGCCAGATCGTCGCCAATTCCGGGGACGAACCTTCGGTGGTGCTGGACAAGGTGCTCTCCAACAAGGGCAACTATGGTTACAACGCCCAGACCGGCGAGTATGGGGACATGATCCAGATGGGTATCCTGGATCCCACCAAGGTGACCCGTACCGCGCTCCAGAACGCCGCGTCCGTAGCCGGGCTCATGATTACCACCGAGGCGATGGTGGCGGAGTCTGCCAAGGACGAAAAGCCTGCGGGCATGCCCGGCGGTGGCGGGATGGGCGGAATGGGCGACATGGACATGATGTAGTCCGGTTGCTACCGGAGGGTCGACCGACCTCCAAGCCCCGCCTTACGGCGGGGCTTTTTTTTGGGCGCGCCCGGCACGGGCGCACGTACTTGGAGATGAAACGCCGCTGTTTGCCCGCGATGCGCCTGCTGGCGGCCGGGCGTCCTACGGCCCCGCCCGCGTCTTTTGTTGTACCCTGAGTCTCGACCTCCAGTCCGAGATCCCCACTGCCCATGGCCCCTGTCACCACCCCACGGACTGCGCCGGCGCCCGCCCTGCCTTCAGTCCTGGCGCAAGAGGCGGACCGGCTGTGGGCGGATTACCGGGACGCCGCCCAGGCCGCGGGCCAACGGATTCCAGACCACCCGGACTTCGTGCGGTCCCTGCGCCGGGTCTGGGCGTTCAGCAGTTTCGTGGCCCACGCCTGTATCCGGGATCCGGCGTTGCCTGCGGCCCTGCTGGAGAGCGGGGAGTTGCTGGGGGATTTCCGGCCCGGGGAATACCCGGGCCTTCTCGACCGCTACGGGAAATCCACGCCGCTGGAGACGCGGCTGCGCCGGTTCCGGCGCCGCCACATGGTGCGTATCGCGTGGCGGGATCTGGC
This genomic interval from Chromatiales bacterium 21-64-14 contains the following:
- a CDS encoding chaperonin GroL, with translation MSAKDVRFSDDARQRMVHGVNILANAVKVTLGPKGRNVVLEKSFGAPTVTKDGVSVAKEIELKDKFENMGAQMVKEVASQTSDIAGDGTTTATVLAQSILKEGLKAVAAGMNPMDLKRGVDKAVTSAVEELKKLSKPCSDDKAIAQVGTISANADESIGNIIADAMKKVGKEGVITVEEGSGLENDLEVVEGMQFDRGYLSPYFVNNQQSMSAELDNPYILLYDKKISNVRELLPVLEGVAKSGRPLLIISEDVEGEALATLVVNTIRGIVKVAAVKAPGFGDRRKAMLQDIAILTGGTVISDEVGLSLEKASINDLGQAKKVQVTKENTTLIDGAGKKSEIEGRVKQVRAQLEDASSDYDKEKLQERIAKLAGGVAVIKVGAATEMEMKEKKARVEDALHATRAAVEEGVVPGGGVALVRALQALKGLKGVNPDQDMGISIARRAMEEPLRQIVANSGDEPSVVLDKVLSNKGNYGYNAQTGEYGDMIQMGILDPTKVTRTALQNAASVAGLMITTEAMVAESAKDEKPAGMPGGGGMGGMGDMDMM